The following are from one region of the Indicator indicator isolate 239-I01 chromosome 14, UM_Iind_1.1, whole genome shotgun sequence genome:
- the CHPT1 gene encoding cholinephosphotransferase 1, which translates to MAVPWALPAPLSPAQLKRLEQHRYSAAGRSLLEPWLQPYWAWLVEQVPLGLAPNAITLGGLLLNCLTALPLIACCPSATEQAPSWAYILGAIGLFIYQSLDAIDGKQARRTNSSSPLGELFDHGCDSISTVFVVLGACIAIQLGTNPDWLFFCCFVGLFMFYSAHWQTYVSGILRFGKIDVTEVQIAITMLLLMSAYGGTAVWDYQVPLVGLELKFLAVFGILCGTALSFFNYFRVIFGGGVGKNGSTIAGTSVLSPALHIGLLITFAIMIYKKSATQLFEKHSCLYVLTFGFVNAKISQKLVVAHMTKSEICLQETAFIGPGLLFLDQYFNSFIDEYIVLWIALFISLVDMLRYATGVCLQIAAHLHIHVFRISSHQAPEQVQVVSPVSHQNNMD; encoded by the exons ATGGCCGTGCCCTGGGCTTTGCCCGCGCCCCTCAGCCCGGCGCAGCTAAAGCGCCTGGAGCAGCATCGCTACAGCGCGGCTGGGCGTTCGCTATTGGAGCCGTGGTTGCAGCCCTACTGGGCCtggctggtggagcaggtcccGCTGGGGCTGGCCCCCAACGCCATCACCCTGGGCGGCCTCCTGCTGAACTGCTTGACGGCGCTGCCGCTCATCGCCTGCTGCCCCAGCGCCACCGAGCAG GCACCTTCTTGGGCATACATCCTGGGTGCAATAGGACTTTTTATCTACCAGTCTCTGGATGCCATTGATGGGAAGCAAGCCAGAAGAACAAACAGTAGTTCTCCTCTAGGAGAACTCTTTGATCATGGTTGCGACTCAATTTCCACAG tgttCGTTGTCCTTGGAGCCTGCATAGCAATCCAACTAGGAACAAATCCTGActggttgtttttctgttgttttgtgggACTGTTCATGTTCTATTCTGCTCACTGGCAGACATACGTATCAGGCATACTAAGGTTTGGAAA AATTGATGTAACTGAAGTTCAGATAGCCATAACAATGCTGCTCTTAATGTCTGCATATGGTGGAACAGCAGTATGGGACTATCAG GTCCCTTTGGTGGGCTTAGAACTGAAGTTCTTGGCAGTTTTTGGCATACTGTGTGGAACAGCACTTTCTTTTTTCAATTACTTCCGTGTCATCTTtggtggaggggttggaaagaatGGATCTACAATAGCA GGAACAAGTGTTCTTTCACCAGCCCTGCATATTGGACTACTTATCACATTTGCCATTATGATCTATAAGAAGTCTGCAACTCAGCTGTTTGAAAAGCATTCTTGCCTGTATGTCTTGACATTTGGATTTGTGAATGCTAAAATCTCACAGAAGTTGGTG gtGGCTCACATGACAAAAAGTGAAATCTGTCTTCAGGAGACTGCATTTATTGGGCCAGGACTTCTGTTTTTGGACCAATACTTCAACAGTTTCATTGACGAATACATTGTTCTATGGATAGCATTG tTCATATCCTTGGTTGATATGCTGAGATATGCCACTGGTGTATGCCTGCAGATTGCTGCTCATCTTCATATACATGTCTTCAGAATTTCATCTCATCAAGCTCCTGAACAG GTACAAGTTGTTTCTCCAGTGAGCCATCAGAATAACATGGACTGA
- the SYCP3 gene encoding synaptonemal complex protein 3: MAPSGRKHGGKAGKPAQEQRALPAYDFEERKELSGSEGDVREGETPVMDKHGKKRPLVNTHVVADDVGGEVQNMLERFGADINKALLAKRKRLEMYTKASLKTSNQKIEHVWKMQQDQRLKLNHEFSQQFLNLFQQWDVDLQKAEEQEEKLANVFRQQQKVFQQARIVQTQRLKTIKQLYEHFLKSMEELEKTNENLLVGAQSELRKEMAMLQKKIMMDTQQQEMATVRKSLQSMLF; the protein is encoded by the exons atGGCACCATCAGGAAGAAAGCATGGAGGAAAAGCTGGTAAACCAGCACAGGAACAGAGAGCCTTACCTGCTTATGACTTcgaggaaagaaaagagctaAGTGGATCAGAGGGAGATGTTAGAGAAG GTGAAACACCAGTAATGGACAAGCATGGAAAGAAGAGACCCTTGGTGAATACTCATGTGGTTGCAGATGATGTAGG GGGTGAAGTACAGAATATGCTGGAAAGATTTGGAG CTGACATCAACAAGGCTCTCTtagcaaagaggaaaagattAGAGATGTATACAAAAGCCTCACTCAAAACCAGTAACCAGAAGATAGAACACGTTTGGAAAATGCAGCAAGACCAACG GCTGAAGCTCAATCATGAGTTCTCCCAGCAGTTCCTGAATTTATTTCAGCAATGGGATGTAGatttgcagaaagcagaagagcaggaagaaaaactgGCG AATGTGTTTCGTCAGCAACAAAAAGTTTTTCAACAGGCAAGAATAGTTCAAACTCAGAGACTGAAAACCATTAAGCAACTCTATGAGCATTTCTTAAAG AGCAtggaagagctggagaagaCCAATGAAAATCTTCTAGTTGGTGCACAAAGTGAACTTCGCAAAGAAATGGCTATGTTGCAGAAGAAGATTATGATGGACACC caacagcaggagaTGGCAACTGTTCGCAAGTCTCTTCAGTCCATGTTATTCTGA